In one Corythoichthys intestinalis isolate RoL2023-P3 chromosome 16, ASM3026506v1, whole genome shotgun sequence genomic region, the following are encoded:
- the stard3 gene encoding stAR-related lipid transfer protein 3 isoform X1, with translation MPGAEYGELGGSLPAIASLNASYSTTLSLPSPYLPPPLARRKRISDVRRTFCLFVTFDLLFISLLWIIELNISSSIWDSLEKEVVRYHFKSSFFDIFLLALFRFLCLQLGYAAFRLRHWWVIAVTTLVTSVFLVVKVIISNLLSQNAFGYVLPITSFVVAWLETWFLDFKVLTQEADDERAYLAAVNAACERAPSTYPRAVSDGQFYSPPESVAGSEEDLDEEGLGRRAVTAQEKELVRQGREAMTVVEQILAQEENWKFEKNNDAGDSVYTLEIPFHGKTFILKALVQCPAELVYQEVILQPEKMVLWNRTVSACQILQRVDDNTLVTYDVSAGAAGGVVSPRDFVNVRRVERKRDRYLSAGMAAHHDAQAPGGRYVRGENGPGGFVVLKSSGNPSVCTFIWILNTDLKGRLPRYLIHQSLAATMFEFMSHLRQRVAELRPVALAHRQRHAR, from the exons ATGCCGGGCGCGGAGTACGGGGAGCTCGGGGGAAGCCTGCCCGCCATCGCCTCGCTCAACGCGTCGTACTCCACCACGTTATCGCTGCCGTCCCCGTACCTGCCGCCGCCGCTCGCCCGGCGCAAACGAATCTCGGACGTGCGCCGCACCTTCTGCCTTTTCGTCACCTTTGACCTGCTCTTCATATCGCTGCTGTGGATCATCGAGCTCAAT ATCTCCAGCTCCATCTGGGACAGTTTGGAAAAGGAAGTCGTCCGCTACCATTTTAAGTCATCCTTCTTTGACATCTTT CTCCTGGCGCTTTTCCGTTTTCTGTGCCTGCAATTGGGCTACGCCGCCTTTCGGCTAAGGCACTGGTGGGTGATCGCG GTCACCACCCTCGTGACCAGCGTTTTCCTCGTGGTGAAGGTCATCATTTCTAAT CTTCTCTCTCAGAATGCATTTGGCTATGTGTTGCCCATCACTTCCTTTGTGGTGGCCTGGCTGGAGACGTGGTTCCTGGACTTTAAGGTGCTCACGCAGGAGGCGGACGACGAGCGAG CTTACCTGGCGGCGGTGAACGCGGCCTGCGAGCGCGCCCCCTCCACGTATCCTCGCGCCGTGTCCGACGGACAATTCTATTCGCCGCCCGAATCCGTCGCAG GTTCCGAGGAAGACCTCGACGAGGAGGGCCTCGGCCGGCGCGCCGTCACCGCTCAG GAGAAGGAGCTGGTGCGACAAGGACGCGAGGCCATGACCGTCGTGGAGCAGATTCTCGCCCAGGAAGAGAACTGGAAATTTGAAAAGAACAAC GACGCGGGTGACTCAGTCTACACCCTGGAGATTCCCTTCCACGGCAAGACATTCATCCTCAAG GCCTTGGTGCAGTGTCCTGCAGAGCTAGTGTACCAGGAGGTCATCTTGCAGCCCGAGAAGATGGTGCTGTGGAACAGAACCGTCTCCGCCTGCCAG ATCTTGCAGCGAGTGGACGACAACACGCTGGTGACGTACGACGTCTCGGCCGGGGCGGCCGGGGGAGTGGTGTCCCCACG gGACTTTGTCAATGTCCGGCGGGTGGAGCGCAAACGAGACCGCTACCTGTCCGCCGGCATGGCCGCCCATCACGACGCCCAGGCGCCCGGCGGACGTTACGTCAG GGGAGAAAACGGCCCGGGCGGATTTGTGGTCCTCAAATCCAGCGGCAACCCATCCGTCTGCACCTTCATCTGGATCCTCAACACAGACCTAAAG GGTCGACTACCGCGCTACCTCATCCACCAGAGTCTGGCCGCCACCATGTTTGAGTTCATGTCCCACCTGCGACAGCGCGTTGCCGAGCTGCGGCCCGTGGCGCTCGCCCACCGCCAACGCCACGCGCGCTAG
- the stard3 gene encoding stAR-related lipid transfer protein 3 isoform X2 — MPGAEYGELGGSLPAIASLNASYSTTLSLPSPYLPPPLARRKRISDVRRTFCLFVTFDLLFISLLWIIELNISSSIWDSLEKEVVRYHFKSSFFDIFLLALFRFLCLQLGYAAFRLRHWWVIAVTTLVTSVFLVVKVIISNLLSQNAFGYVLPITSFVVAWLETWFLDFKVLTQEADDERAYLAAVNAACERAPSTYPRAVSDGQFYSPPESVAGSEEDLDEEGLGRRAVTAQEKELVRQGREAMTVVEQILAQEENWKFEKNNALVQCPAELVYQEVILQPEKMVLWNRTVSACQILQRVDDNTLVTYDVSAGAAGGVVSPRDFVNVRRVERKRDRYLSAGMAAHHDAQAPGGRYVRGENGPGGFVVLKSSGNPSVCTFIWILNTDLKGRLPRYLIHQSLAATMFEFMSHLRQRVAELRPVALAHRQRHAR; from the exons ATGCCGGGCGCGGAGTACGGGGAGCTCGGGGGAAGCCTGCCCGCCATCGCCTCGCTCAACGCGTCGTACTCCACCACGTTATCGCTGCCGTCCCCGTACCTGCCGCCGCCGCTCGCCCGGCGCAAACGAATCTCGGACGTGCGCCGCACCTTCTGCCTTTTCGTCACCTTTGACCTGCTCTTCATATCGCTGCTGTGGATCATCGAGCTCAAT ATCTCCAGCTCCATCTGGGACAGTTTGGAAAAGGAAGTCGTCCGCTACCATTTTAAGTCATCCTTCTTTGACATCTTT CTCCTGGCGCTTTTCCGTTTTCTGTGCCTGCAATTGGGCTACGCCGCCTTTCGGCTAAGGCACTGGTGGGTGATCGCG GTCACCACCCTCGTGACCAGCGTTTTCCTCGTGGTGAAGGTCATCATTTCTAAT CTTCTCTCTCAGAATGCATTTGGCTATGTGTTGCCCATCACTTCCTTTGTGGTGGCCTGGCTGGAGACGTGGTTCCTGGACTTTAAGGTGCTCACGCAGGAGGCGGACGACGAGCGAG CTTACCTGGCGGCGGTGAACGCGGCCTGCGAGCGCGCCCCCTCCACGTATCCTCGCGCCGTGTCCGACGGACAATTCTATTCGCCGCCCGAATCCGTCGCAG GTTCCGAGGAAGACCTCGACGAGGAGGGCCTCGGCCGGCGCGCCGTCACCGCTCAG GAGAAGGAGCTGGTGCGACAAGGACGCGAGGCCATGACCGTCGTGGAGCAGATTCTCGCCCAGGAAGAGAACTGGAAATTTGAAAAGAACAAC GCCTTGGTGCAGTGTCCTGCAGAGCTAGTGTACCAGGAGGTCATCTTGCAGCCCGAGAAGATGGTGCTGTGGAACAGAACCGTCTCCGCCTGCCAG ATCTTGCAGCGAGTGGACGACAACACGCTGGTGACGTACGACGTCTCGGCCGGGGCGGCCGGGGGAGTGGTGTCCCCACG gGACTTTGTCAATGTCCGGCGGGTGGAGCGCAAACGAGACCGCTACCTGTCCGCCGGCATGGCCGCCCATCACGACGCCCAGGCGCCCGGCGGACGTTACGTCAG GGGAGAAAACGGCCCGGGCGGATTTGTGGTCCTCAAATCCAGCGGCAACCCATCCGTCTGCACCTTCATCTGGATCCTCAACACAGACCTAAAG GGTCGACTACCGCGCTACCTCATCCACCAGAGTCTGGCCGCCACCATGTTTGAGTTCATGTCCCACCTGCGACAGCGCGTTGCCGAGCTGCGGCCCGTGGCGCTCGCCCACCGCCAACGCCACGCGCGCTAG
- the stard3 gene encoding stAR-related lipid transfer protein 3 isoform X3 yields MPGAEYGELGGSLPAIASLNASYSTTLSLPSPYLPPPLARRKRISDVRRTFCLFVTFDLLFISLLWIIELNISSSIWDSLEKEVVRYHFKSSFFDIFLLSQNAFGYVLPITSFVVAWLETWFLDFKVLTQEADDERAYLAAVNAACERAPSTYPRAVSDGQFYSPPESVAGSEEDLDEEGLGRRAVTAQEKELVRQGREAMTVVEQILAQEENWKFEKNNDAGDSVYTLEIPFHGKTFILKALVQCPAELVYQEVILQPEKMVLWNRTVSACQILQRVDDNTLVTYDVSAGAAGGVVSPRDFVNVRRVERKRDRYLSAGMAAHHDAQAPGGRYVRGENGPGGFVVLKSSGNPSVCTFIWILNTDLKGRLPRYLIHQSLAATMFEFMSHLRQRVAELRPVALAHRQRHAR; encoded by the exons ATGCCGGGCGCGGAGTACGGGGAGCTCGGGGGAAGCCTGCCCGCCATCGCCTCGCTCAACGCGTCGTACTCCACCACGTTATCGCTGCCGTCCCCGTACCTGCCGCCGCCGCTCGCCCGGCGCAAACGAATCTCGGACGTGCGCCGCACCTTCTGCCTTTTCGTCACCTTTGACCTGCTCTTCATATCGCTGCTGTGGATCATCGAGCTCAAT ATCTCCAGCTCCATCTGGGACAGTTTGGAAAAGGAAGTCGTCCGCTACCATTTTAAGTCATCCTTCTTTGACATCTTT CTTCTCTCTCAGAATGCATTTGGCTATGTGTTGCCCATCACTTCCTTTGTGGTGGCCTGGCTGGAGACGTGGTTCCTGGACTTTAAGGTGCTCACGCAGGAGGCGGACGACGAGCGAG CTTACCTGGCGGCGGTGAACGCGGCCTGCGAGCGCGCCCCCTCCACGTATCCTCGCGCCGTGTCCGACGGACAATTCTATTCGCCGCCCGAATCCGTCGCAG GTTCCGAGGAAGACCTCGACGAGGAGGGCCTCGGCCGGCGCGCCGTCACCGCTCAG GAGAAGGAGCTGGTGCGACAAGGACGCGAGGCCATGACCGTCGTGGAGCAGATTCTCGCCCAGGAAGAGAACTGGAAATTTGAAAAGAACAAC GACGCGGGTGACTCAGTCTACACCCTGGAGATTCCCTTCCACGGCAAGACATTCATCCTCAAG GCCTTGGTGCAGTGTCCTGCAGAGCTAGTGTACCAGGAGGTCATCTTGCAGCCCGAGAAGATGGTGCTGTGGAACAGAACCGTCTCCGCCTGCCAG ATCTTGCAGCGAGTGGACGACAACACGCTGGTGACGTACGACGTCTCGGCCGGGGCGGCCGGGGGAGTGGTGTCCCCACG gGACTTTGTCAATGTCCGGCGGGTGGAGCGCAAACGAGACCGCTACCTGTCCGCCGGCATGGCCGCCCATCACGACGCCCAGGCGCCCGGCGGACGTTACGTCAG GGGAGAAAACGGCCCGGGCGGATTTGTGGTCCTCAAATCCAGCGGCAACCCATCCGTCTGCACCTTCATCTGGATCCTCAACACAGACCTAAAG GGTCGACTACCGCGCTACCTCATCCACCAGAGTCTGGCCGCCACCATGTTTGAGTTCATGTCCCACCTGCGACAGCGCGTTGCCGAGCTGCGGCCCGTGGCGCTCGCCCACCGCCAACGCCACGCGCGCTAG